The following DNA comes from Desulfitibacter alkalitolerans DSM 16504.
TTAGCAGTAACGGTAGCCAGGATAACTTCTGTATGTCCCTTCTGCTCTTTGTTCAAAAACCTCTGATTGACAGCTTCATCCAAAATTATTTCTACAGCCTCTTTTACCTGCACTCCTTTTATTTTTAAACTGCCGACAAATTCTTTTCCTGCCTCATCTGTAGCCTTTACAGATACTACATTTAAATTTTTATCCAGTGCCAGTTCAATTCCTGAATTCACATCCAGGGTCATATAGGCTGCAATTGCTGGATTTGTGTTATTCATTACAGTCCAACTAAAAAATAATATTAAAATAATACCCGCAACCAATGGCAGGAAATTGGGCTTTCGGGAAAATTCAATTTCACTGCCAATGTCTGCCCCATGGGGCAAACTAACCTTTAAAAACTCACCCCTTTTTGTCATGACTACTGCTTTTCTGCCTTGAATGCTAGTAACTAGACCCTTGTCTTTTCTTCTCACGCTATGTCACCCCCTTCCAGTTCATCCTTTATGTATGCATATAGCAAATTAAACTCTTCTTTAAACCGTATCAAAACAGAAGTAGCTGCAATGTATTTGCGGCTGCGCTCTACAGTTTTTCTGCTGACATCTAATTCCTCTGTCAATCTTTTAATCGGCAGCATCTTATTCCGCCAGAAATATTCCCAAAGGTCATTATCATTAGCAAGGATAGCTGCTGCTTTAAGGCATAAGCTCCTTTTCCTTTGATGCTTTGGACAATGCTTAATTAAATCATCCCATGAAATATCAAACCTTTTAAGTACATCCCCAAATTGGATTATTTCTTGCTTTCTTATAGCTTCATCTGATTGGATTTGAAATATCTTTACCGCTTCTCGAATCTCTGCTGGACTATATGTATCTTCCTCAAAGCTATCACTGTTTATTTCCAAAGGAAGGTGCCTGTGTCTATTTTCCTTTCTCATATAATCTATTAGCTTATTCCTGATCACTACTGAGGCATAGCTTTTAAATGGGACATTTGTTTCGTGCTTGTAGCTATCCAGGGCCTGGTTAAAAGCTATTAAGCAAATACTCATTTCATCGTCATGATTATCAAGTCGTCTACCACATACCTTGCTGCCCACTCTTTTTACAAATTCCATATTTTTAAGAAGCAGGGCTTCCCTTTCTACCTCGTTTCCATTTTGAGCCTTATATATTGCACAGTTATTATGGGAACTCATTTGTATAACACCCTCTATGTTTAAGATACCTATGATTTCTCCCTTCACTTGTTCATTACCTGCAAATTAGCATATGAAAGATTTTCCTATACACTACTTATACGTGATAAGTTCTACTTTTTGGGGCAGAATCTCTTTCCTTATTTTTACATGCCTAAATTAGGTATTATTTTTTTCTCCTGGGACAGAATAATTTTCAGATGGTAATAACCATTTACTTTAAAAATTTTTAGGAGGTGAAACTTTGAATCATAATCAAATTCAAAGCAAAGTACAACAGTGTCAACAGGAACTAAACTCTATCAGCAGAATTGCACAACAGATTCAGCAGTCAGAGCAGCAAAACCAACAGCAGTTGCAGCAGCTTTCGCAAAAGGAAGGAACTGTTGCTCAACAGCTGCAGCAGCTCCAGCAGCTGGCCCAGCAGGCATCTCAGGATATTCAGCAGGTTAGCTCAATGATTCAGCAATCTCCCATGGGTCAGATTACTATGGGAACAGGTGGACAACAGTATACCATGGGTTATGGCCAATCTGGCCAGGGTTCCCAGGCTAGTTACAATCCACAGCGTTTCCAGCAGACCGTTCAGAGGTATGAAAGCCAGACTGGACAAGGCATGCAGGGTTATGGATCACAGGGCTTTGGTACTCAAAGCTATGGTGGTTCCCAGGCTAGTTACAATCCACAGCAGTTCCAGCAGACTGTTAACCAGTATGAAAGCGGCCAGGGCTTTGGCAGCTTTGGCTATGGCACACAGGGCTATGGCACACAGGGGCTAGGTTCTCAAGCTAGTTACGATCCTCAGCAATTCCAGCAGACTGTTAACCAGTATGAAAGTGGTCAGGGCTTTGGCAGCTTTGGCTATGGCACACAAGGCTATGGAATGCAGGGACTAGGTTCTCAAGCCAGTTACAGCCCACAGCAATTCCAACAGACTGTGAGCCAGCTGCACAATGAGCAGACCTATGGAAGCCAAGGTTTTGGCAGCCAGCTTTATGGTACACAAGGCTATGGAAGCGCATCATATGACCCACAGCAGTTCCAGCAATCCGTTTCCTATTACAGCCAAAAGCAAAAATAACTTTTAAAGGAGACAGCAACCTGTCTCCTTTAATCATTCTAATCACTACTTTTTACTGTCCAAACTTGAAATCCTTCTTGGGTAAATAAAATGGCATCTGTTGAACCTGCATATTTATAGATTAAGAGACAGGTAATTATATCCCTTGCAGATAGCATTAAGTTAATTGTTAAAAAGGTTATCACTCCTGTTGTTACAAGCCAGGATTTAGTTAAAGCCATGATTAAAAGTGCTATTAAAGTTAAATCCGTAAAGGGTGCCAGGGTTATGCTAATAGCCTGCCATTTAACTATATAGTTTGTAACTACTGCTTTTATCCCAAAATTTTTTATTAAAATGCTATCTAAACCCAGCAGTTTTGACATAAGATGCCTGTAGTACTCGTGAAAAAATAGTCCCGCCCCAATACCTAAAGAACCTGCAACAAATAGTGCACTATAGGAATACATATGTGGAGACCCAGCTGGCATCCATCTTTGAAACAACCAGGGAGAAGCTAACCCCGTGAGCATTAGTAAAAAGCCAAGAATTATTGTTGCAGATGTATTGACTGTAGCTATTTCTTTTTTTAGGTGCATAGTTCACCCCTCCCTTTGCCTATTAAGTCCTTGGCTTGCCTATTGATAAATTTTCCATATCCACAGCAAAACTCCTGCATATAATGTTAAATTTCATTAATGTACCGGTTCTATCTTTGCCAATGAATTGGAAATTCCTTCTAAAACCCTTATGCTTTCCCTTTCCTTTACAGATATATCTAATAATGTCCTTGCTGCACCTTTAGATTTTAACATCTGACTAAACTGATTATATTGTTTTATTTTCTGCTGCTTGTTCTCAATTGCATGATTTATAATCTGAGCAGTATCGACTAACATGGGTCCTTTATTTAAGCTTTCATGGGTAACTACTGGTCTTCCACCAAGGGTTATTATATCCTGGGCAATCCTATTCAAATGCTGCATGTCTTCTATTGACAGGACCCTCAGCCTGGGGGCTACAGACATATCCATCCCCAGGTGAATTGAACCATAAATGAGGGTCACTATTGATGGAATCTCCAATTCAAAGGCATCTTGTAACATATTAATGTCATAGGCAACAGGCCCAGCCCCCTGGGGTAAGGGAAGGAGGGTATCCATTAGCCCAGCCTTCTCTAAAATCTGCGACATTTGCTTTACCATATCCAGGTGGTCCTGTTCTTCTCTTATTTGATTTAACAGTATTAACTTAATTTCCTTATCATTTGTAATATCCACCATCTCTGAAAGGCTTTCGATGCCAGCCTGTTCGCTCTGGAAAATCATGGTGAACAACTCTTTGTAGCTTTTTGAAAGCTCAAAACCAGTGGTTTTAAGTTGGGGGTTGTGACCAGTTTTGCATAGGATTATTCCAATAATTTCTATATGCCGCATTTCATGGATTGCATGACAAATCAGTTGATGCTGCATATCCTCTGGGCGACCCAAGTAATCTAGAGAATAGGTGTTACTGGCAATTGCATAGGCAGCCTGCAGGTACAAGGCCATGCTCTTAAGCTCATCCCCAGGTATTTTTTTAATTTTTCCAGCAAATTCTAGAGAAACATGTTGGTTTTCAGTGGATCTGATATAATCTGTTGGCCTGAAATTTGTTCTATAGATATCCAAAATAGTATCCTCCCTAATTTTATTGTTCCTTTGTTCTATTAGTATTTACTGATAATACTATTTTTTTACCTTTTTAATTACCAATAATATCTGGCCTTTGGTATAATAAACGTAAATAAATGTTATGGGAAACATACATACAGGAGGGAAAATAAATGGTAAAAACTGTTGATATTAAAAATGTGGAATGGCAGCCCCACCCCAATACCAAGTGTGTAAAAACATACCTTAAGCCTCTTTTAACAACAGCTGATGATCTAAACCTAAGGACATCTTTAATGAAAGTAGAGCCAGGCGGGATGATCCCACCTCATACCCATGAAACCCTTGAATTCTTTTATTTTCTAGAAGGTGAGGGAGTAATGATCAAGGGAGACTTGGAGGAAAAAACAGCTCCCGGGCATGCAGTTAATATCCCCCTTGGAGTTACCCATGGGTTAAGAAATGAAACAAAACATGACTTAATATTTATCTCATGCTTTGCCCCAGGGGATAAAAAATAATTTAACTATTTACAAACATCTCTTTTTAAAGAGATGTTTTTTTATTAATTTAAATTTTTTGGGCATAATAACTCTTGTAAAGGATGATTTTTATATTAGGAGGTGAACAAATGTCACATATCTCAAATATGGAATTGGAAACCTTGAGGCACTTTATTGGTGACCTCACAGTAAGGGTGGCTAAATGCCAAACCTATGCCCAGCAATGCAATGACCCCCAGTTGAAAAACTTTTTTAGTTCATCTGCTCAAACAGAAGCACATGCTCTACAAACCTTAAAACAATTTTTAAATTAGGAGGTGTTATTAAATGCTAACAGATAAGGACATGGCAATGGATGCATTAGAATCAAAAAAGGCGTTTATTAGTGAGCTTACTAAAGCAGCTATGGAGTGTTCAAACCCCTCACTAAAAAATACAATTATCCAAATGAGAAATCGCTGCGAACAATCACAGCAGGAAATTGCTCAAATAGCCCAGAGTAAAGGCTGGTACATGCCTTCAGTACCTGCTGATCATTCGGATATTAGAAGGGTTCAGTCCTTCTTTAATCAACCCATGCAGCAAATGCCTTCACCACATATGGGAAGCCAGTGGCAGCAGCAACAGCAGCAGCCATACGGCAGCCCAACCAGGTTTCAGTAGGCAAATTTTTTAGATAATGCTAGAGAATAGCTTTAAATTAATACGAAAGGAGAGATTACTAACATGCAAGGTCGTGTTGATAAATCAAACCCAATAGGTAGGGTTAAGTGTGTAGTTAATACTTGTCAATACTATGAAAGCGGAGACCGCTGTGTAGCTTCAGCTATTGAAATTCAGGGCCCAAATGCCAGGAATACTGATAATACAGACTGTGCAACCTTTTCACCAAGGCATTAAATATTAAAAGACTGTTTAGCTGCAAAAGCCAAGCAGTCTTTTCTGTATTCATATCTTATGCATACCTTATTCATGCCTTTTTATAATATTTTAGAAAGATGGCAAGGCCTATTATTATGGGTATTATGGTCATGGTATACATAAACGAGTAGCCAAAGTAGTGGGCAGTAATTCCCCAGATTAAAGAGCCTAATCCAATACCTATATCAAAGGAGGAAAAAAAGGTTCCATTGGCTGCACCCCGTCTGTTTGGGGGAACATTTCTAACAGTAAGAGCCTGCATGCTGGGCATAACAAAACCTATTCCCAGTCCAAAAACAACTGCAGCAGCTGCAAATAAAAAAGGATTTGCTGCAATGCTGATAAGGTACATGGCTACAGCCATACAAAGGGTTCCAGGCACTACAACCCTACGGTACCCATATTTGTCTGCCAGGATACCACTTGAGGGTCTGGTAACTGCCAGGGCCAGGGCGTATGCTGTAAAGAAAAACCCTATATTATCTATACCCCTTTCAATAGAATATAAAGAAATAAATGATACTACTGCACCAAATGGCATGATGGTAAATAGCATAACAAGGCTGGGCAAAAAAGCTGCTGGTTCAAGGTACTTGTACTCCCTGTTTCTATCAGCCCTTTCAAAGTCAGGACAGGTTATGGTATAGCTGGTAAGCAGGGCCAGGATGCTTAGCACAGCAGACACTAGAAAAAGAATACTAAAGTTTGAATTAAATAGCACCAACAGGCCTATTGCCGGGGCTACTGCCATTGAAAAGGAATTTGTAAGACCATAGTACCCCATGCCCTCACCTAATCTCTTTGAAGGTATCAGGTCAGTAGCAATGGTTCCAGCTGAGGTAGTAGCCATTCCAAAGCCTATTCCGTGAATCAATCTAAATATCAACAGAAGTACCAACCCACCTGCCCATTGATAGCCAATGATAGCTATCAACGAAATAAAAAGTCCTATTATAAATATATTTTTTCTGCTGCCCTGGTCCAGGAGCTTACCTGCTATAGGCCTGACAATAATTGCAGATATGGCAAAAATTCCACCAACAATACCAACGGCTATCCTGCCCCCACCAAGGGTTTCTACATAAAGGGGCAGGGTTGGCATCAGAATTTGAAAGCCTGCAAATAATAAAAGGTTGGCCAGGCATATTAAGCAAAAATCCTTTGTCCATAAAGCTGCCTTGGCAGGCTGAATTCCTTCCTTCATCTTGACATCTCCTTATTTATCACGAAAGTTATTCCTCAATTCCCCTCATGCTGCATCCCATACCCTTTAAGCCTCTTCACTGGCTTCATCTGGAGGCGGCAGGAGCTTAATTAATGCAACTCCTATAAGGGGCAAGATAATTAAAATGTTAATTGCCATCATTAGCCCAAAATTATCTGCAATTAAGCCCAAAAGGGTTGTGCCAATTCCCCCGGTACCAATAGCAAAGCCCAGCACCAAACCAGAAGCCAGGCCAATATTTTCAGGCATTAGCTTTTGTGCATATACTGTGGTAACTGAAAAAGTACAGATAATACTTGCTCCTATAAGTCCGGTCCATATAAATGTGAAAATACCACTAGAATTAAAGAGAAAGTACATAAGGGGGACTGCTGAAATAAAGGAAAAGTAGAGAATGGCCTTTAACCCTAGCCTATCAGCTAGAGGCCCTCCCAGCAAAGTTCCTACTGCCCCAAGCATTAAAAAAATAGTTAAAAGAGAGCTGCCAAAGGCTGTATCCATCTGCAGATAATCAATATAATACAAAGGTATGTTCATCATCAATCCCATATGCACCCATGAACGAATGGTAACTATTAGCATCAGCAAAACAATGGGAAGAGTAATTATAAATCTAGCCCCGGCAGCATTTTTCTTTCCATTGGTATGCATCTCTTTATTTTCGGCTACTTGTAAAGATATCTTGGGCAGCAGAACAAATAGTACTCCACCCATTAATAACCCCAGGGGCAGAAATCCGCCGCTGCCCTGTAACCCGTATACACCCAAAAAAAAGGCAGCTATAATTGGGCCCAGTGCAAAACCGAAGTTTCCTCCAAGTGAAAAGACAGACATTGCTGTTGCCTTTTTGCTTCCACTTAAATAAAAAACTGCTTTGGAGGCTTCAGGATGGTATGCCGCTACCCCCAACCCCGAAAAGGTGACGACTACAAGGAGCAGATAATAATTTGGCACAAAGCCAATTAATGCAACTCCAGTCATGGCCAAGAAGCATCCTGCCGGCAGCATCCATAGACATTGGTAACGGTCACTTACAAATCCAAACAGGGGTTGTATAATTGAAGATGATATTGAACTAAAAAGAAGTATTAACCCAACAGCAAAGTAGCTAAGGTCAAATGCATCCTTTAAATAAGGAAGAAACAGGGGAATAGCCCCCTGTGAAATATCTGTAACCATATGTCCCAAGCTTATTAAAACTATTTTCAGGATATGCAACTTTTGGTCCCCCACTTCAAATATCATCAATACACAAGCCATGTCTAAATAGCTCTATTAAAATCATAACCCAATTAAGCCCAGGGTGTAAAGAAAAAAAGTGCACAGGCTTACATCATCCAAAAACCCTTGCAAAATTTACATTTCAACTTTGTGCCCATGAAGAAGATAAAGACTTACCTCCTAAAATTTGTTATACTATATGTACATTATGTATATTTAAATCAAGTTTTAAGATATGATTATTTCCTGCGTTTGGGGCGATAGGCTTATGAATAATCCTTTACCTAAAATTGATGAAATTTTCTTTCCTGTATTCTTTCAGAAAATGCTGGATATTATTGATGATTGTGTATTTGTCATAGACCATAATGGGAAAATTGTCTTATTCAATGACGCTAATGAACGATTAGATAATCTTAAACGGGAACAAGTTCTGGGAAAGCATCTTACTGAGGTGTACCAGCTTGATGAGCATTCAAGTATCAGCCTTCAGGTATTAAACACTAAAAAACCAGTTGTTGACAAATACCAGTATTATGTTACTCTGGCAGGCTATCAGGTTTCAGCCATCAGCAGTGCTTACCCTATTTTAAATAATGCTAATAAGCTTATTGGTGTTATCGTTACCACCAAAAACATTACCAAGTTCAAGCAAATGTTGGATTTTCACAAAAAACTTGCAAACCCGGGCGAGCAATGCTTACCTACAATAAAGCAGTATTCATTCCATGATATTATTGGCGAAAGTCCCTTAATAAAAATGAGCATCGCCATTGCAGAAAAAGCCGCTCAAACAAATTCTCCTATTTTAGTATATGGGGAAACAGGAACAGGTAAAGAATTATTCGTTCAGAGCATCCATAACACAAGTAATGCCAATGAACCAATTGTTTCCTTAAACTGTGCGGCAGTTCCTGAAAATCTTTTAGAGGGACTTTTATTTGGCACAGCCAGGGGCGCTTTTACCGGGGCAGTGGATCAGCCCGGATTGTTTGAGGAAGCAAGCAAGGGGACTTTATTTTTAGATGAGCTTAATTCAATGAGTACAAATTTACAGTCAAAACTATTGCGTGCTGTTGAAACCGGCAGGATTAGAAGAGTTGGCGAAACTAAAGAAAGGGTTGCCAACCCAAGGATTATTAGTGCCTTAAATCTTCCTCCACTTGAAGCCATTGACAGGAACTTATTGCGTAAGGATTTATTCTACCGATTGGGAGTCATTATGATCAAACTTCCAGCTTTAAGGGAAAGAAAAGAAGATCTGCCCCTGTTAGTGCAGCACTTTATTCAGAAATACAATTACACCTTCAAAAGAAACGTTAGACAGATTGACAATGATGTTTTAGAGCTTTTCAAAAACTATCACTGGCCTGGAAATGTGCGTGAGCTAGAACATACAATTGAATATGCCATGAACCTCATTGGCAGTGATAATGTCATCAAACAGATTCACCTGCCTCCAATTATTTTAGACCAGATAAATTCATCTGATCCATTGGAAGTGGAAACCCTTATTGCTTCATCCTCTAATCACAACCAAAATCTAAAATCACTCATTGCTTCCTTTGAAAGGACAATTATTGAAAACATGCTAGAAGAAACCAGGGGAAATGTCAGTGCTGCAGCAAAAAGATTGGGTCTAAATCGTCAAAGTTTGGATTACAAGGTGAAAAAATATGGCATCTAAATATGGTTTTTACTTAAAAAGCAAGGAATCTGGACGGACGTCCAGTTTTTTTGCTTTTTTATTATACGCTTAAATAATCATTATTTTCTGATTTTTTCATGTAAAATAAGGCCAGAAATTTTGCTTTTCTCGATCCTGATGCAGCTTGCTCATTTTTAAATTGT
Coding sequences within:
- a CDS encoding spore coat protein, which encodes MLTDKDMAMDALESKKAFISELTKAAMECSNPSLKNTIIQMRNRCEQSQQEIAQIAQSKGWYMPSVPADHSDIRRVQSFFNQPMQQMPSPHMGSQWQQQQQQPYGSPTRFQ
- a CDS encoding MFS transporter, whose amino-acid sequence is MKEGIQPAKAALWTKDFCLICLANLLLFAGFQILMPTLPLYVETLGGGRIAVGIVGGIFAISAIIVRPIAGKLLDQGSRKNIFIIGLFISLIAIIGYQWAGGLVLLLIFRLIHGIGFGMATTSAGTIATDLIPSKRLGEGMGYYGLTNSFSMAVAPAIGLLVLFNSNFSILFLVSAVLSILALLTSYTITCPDFERADRNREYKYLEPAAFLPSLVMLFTIMPFGAVVSFISLYSIERGIDNIGFFFTAYALALAVTRPSSGILADKYGYRRVVVPGTLCMAVAMYLISIAANPFLFAAAAVVFGLGIGFVMPSMQALTVRNVPPNRRGAANGTFFSSFDIGIGLGSLIWGITAHYFGYSFMYTMTIIPIIIGLAIFLKYYKKA
- a CDS encoding DUF1540 domain-containing protein is translated as MQGRVDKSNPIGRVKCVVNTCQYYESGDRCVASAIEIQGPNARNTDNTDCATFSPRH
- a CDS encoding metalloprotease family protein, with translation MHLKKEIATVNTSATIILGFLLMLTGLASPWLFQRWMPAGSPHMYSYSALFVAGSLGIGAGLFFHEYYRHLMSKLLGLDSILIKNFGIKAVVTNYIVKWQAISITLAPFTDLTLIALLIMALTKSWLVTTGVITFLTINLMLSARDIITCLLIYKYAGSTDAILFTQEGFQVWTVKSSD
- a CDS encoding cupin domain-containing protein, coding for MVKTVDIKNVEWQPHPNTKCVKTYLKPLLTTADDLNLRTSLMKVEPGGMIPPHTHETLEFFYFLEGEGVMIKGDLEEKTAPGHAVNIPLGVTHGLRNETKHDLIFISCFAPGDKK
- a CDS encoding sigma-70 family RNA polymerase sigma factor, translating into MSSHNNCAIYKAQNGNEVEREALLLKNMEFVKRVGSKVCGRRLDNHDDEMSICLIAFNQALDSYKHETNVPFKSYASVVIRNKLIDYMRKENRHRHLPLEINSDSFEEDTYSPAEIREAVKIFQIQSDEAIRKQEIIQFGDVLKRFDISWDDLIKHCPKHQRKRSLCLKAAAILANDNDLWEYFWRNKMLPIKRLTEELDVSRKTVERSRKYIAATSVLIRFKEEFNLLYAYIKDELEGGDIA
- a CDS encoding sigma-54 interaction domain-containing protein, which encodes MNNPLPKIDEIFFPVFFQKMLDIIDDCVFVIDHNGKIVLFNDANERLDNLKREQVLGKHLTEVYQLDEHSSISLQVLNTKKPVVDKYQYYVTLAGYQVSAISSAYPILNNANKLIGVIVTTKNITKFKQMLDFHKKLANPGEQCLPTIKQYSFHDIIGESPLIKMSIAIAEKAAQTNSPILVYGETGTGKELFVQSIHNTSNANEPIVSLNCAAVPENLLEGLLFGTARGAFTGAVDQPGLFEEASKGTLFLDELNSMSTNLQSKLLRAVETGRIRRVGETKERVANPRIISALNLPPLEAIDRNLLRKDLFYRLGVIMIKLPALRERKEDLPLLVQHFIQKYNYTFKRNVRQIDNDVLELFKNYHWPGNVRELEHTIEYAMNLIGSDNVIKQIHLPPIILDQINSSDPLEVETLIASSSNHNQNLKSLIASFERTIIENMLEETRGNVSAAAKRLGLNRQSLDYKVKKYGI
- a CDS encoding ferritin-like domain-containing protein, giving the protein MDIYRTNFRPTDYIRSTENQHVSLEFAGKIKKIPGDELKSMALYLQAAYAIASNTYSLDYLGRPEDMQHQLICHAIHEMRHIEIIGIILCKTGHNPQLKTTGFELSKSYKELFTMIFQSEQAGIESLSEMVDITNDKEIKLILLNQIREEQDHLDMVKQMSQILEKAGLMDTLLPLPQGAGPVAYDINMLQDAFELEIPSIVTLIYGSIHLGMDMSVAPRLRVLSIEDMQHLNRIAQDIITLGGRPVVTHESLNKGPMLVDTAQIINHAIENKQQKIKQYNQFSQMLKSKGAARTLLDISVKERESIRVLEGISNSLAKIEPVH
- a CDS encoding MFS transporter: MHILKIVLISLGHMVTDISQGAIPLFLPYLKDAFDLSYFAVGLILLFSSISSSIIQPLFGFVSDRYQCLWMLPAGCFLAMTGVALIGFVPNYYLLLVVVTFSGLGVAAYHPEASKAVFYLSGSKKATAMSVFSLGGNFGFALGPIIAAFFLGVYGLQGSGGFLPLGLLMGGVLFVLLPKISLQVAENKEMHTNGKKNAAGARFIITLPIVLLMLIVTIRSWVHMGLMMNIPLYYIDYLQMDTAFGSSLLTIFLMLGAVGTLLGGPLADRLGLKAILYFSFISAVPLMYFLFNSSGIFTFIWTGLIGASIICTFSVTTVYAQKLMPENIGLASGLVLGFAIGTGGIGTTLLGLIADNFGLMMAINILIILPLIGVALIKLLPPPDEASEEA